CGGCGGTGGAGGCGCCGGTGACCATGTTGCGGGTGTACTGCACGTGGCCGGGGGTGTCGGCGAGGATGAACCGGCGCCGGGGGGTGGCGAAGTAGCGGTAGGCGACGTCGATGGTGATGCCCTGCTCGCGCTCGGCGCGCAGGCCGTCGGTGAGGAGCGCGAGGTCGGGGGTGTCCTGGCCGCGGTTGCGGGAGGCGTGCTCGACGGCTTCCAGCTGGTCGGTGAGGACCGACTTGGAGTCGTGGAGCAGGCGGCCGACGAGGGTGGACTTGCCGTCGTCGACGGAGCCGGCGGTGGCGAAGCGCAGCAGTGTGGTCTCGGCCAGTGTTTCGTTCAACGGGTGTGTGGTGGTGGTCATTTAGAAGTACCCCTCGCGCTTGCGGTCTTCCATCGCGGCTTCGCTCATCTTGTCGTCGGCGCGGGTGGCGCCGCGTTCGGTGAGGCGGGAGGCGGCGATCTCGGTGATGACGGCGTCGAGGGTGGTGGCGTCGGAGTCGACGGCTCCGGTGCAGGACATGTCGCCGACCGTGCGGTAGCGCACGAGGCGGGTCTGGGTGGGTTCGGTGTCCTTGGGGCCGCCCCAGTCGCCGGCGGTGAGCCACATGCCGCCGCGGTCGAAGACCTCGCGGTGGTGGGCGAAGTAGATCTCGGGGAGCTGGATGTGTTCGCGCTGGATGTACTGCCAGACGTCGAGTTCGGTCCAGTTGGAGATCGGGAAGACGCGGACGTGTTCGCCGGGGGCGTGGCGGCCGTTGTAGAGCTGCCAGAGTTCGGGGCGCTGGCGGCGGGGGTCCCACTGGGAGAACTCGTCGCGGAGGGAGAAGACGCGTTCTTTGGCGCGGGCCTTCTCCTCGTCGCGGCGTCCGCCGCCGAAGACGGCGTCGAAGCGGTGGTGCTGGATGGCTTCGGTGAGGGGGACGGTCTGGAGGGGGTTGCGGGTGCCGTCGGGGCGTTCGCGCAGGGTGCCGGCGTCGATGTAGTCCTGGACGGAGGCGATGTGCAGGCGCAGTCCGTGGGCGGCGACGGTGCGGTCGCGGTAGTCGAGGACCTCTGGGAAGTTGTGTCCGGTGTCGACGTGCAGGAGCGTGAAGGGGATCGGTGCGGGGGCGAAGGCCTTCAGCGCGAGGTGGAGCATCACGATGGAGTCCTTGCCGCCGGAGAAGAGGATCACCGGCCGCTCGAACTCCCCCGCCACCTCGCGGAAGATGTGCACCGCCTCCGACTCCAGCGAGTCCAGGTGCGAGCGCCTGGGGCCCGTGGTTTCCGGGCCCGTGGTTTCCGGGGGCGTCGCGTGGGTGCCGGTCGTGAGGGTGTCGTTCATGCGGGGTCCTCCCCGTCGTGCGGGACCGGTGCGCCGTGGCGGTCCGGTCCGTCGAGCAGTTCCAGGACGGCGTCGGCCGACTCGGCCACCGTCCGGCGGTGGGCCTCGATCCGCAGATCCGGCGATTCGGGTGCCTCGTACGGGTCGTCCACGCCGGTGAGGCCGCTGATCCGGCCCGCCGCCTGCTGGGCGTACAGCCCCTTCACGTCGCGTACCGAGCAGACGTCCACCGGCGTCGCGACATGGACCTCCAGATAGCGGGTGCCGCTCTTCGCGTGCCGGG
The DNA window shown above is from Streptomyces sp. NBC_00247 and carries:
- the cysD gene encoding sulfate adenylyltransferase subunit CysD translates to MNDTLTTGTHATPPETTGPETTGPRRSHLDSLESEAVHIFREVAGEFERPVILFSGGKDSIVMLHLALKAFAPAPIPFTLLHVDTGHNFPEVLDYRDRTVAAHGLRLHIASVQDYIDAGTLRERPDGTRNPLQTVPLTEAIQHHRFDAVFGGGRRDEEKARAKERVFSLRDEFSQWDPRRQRPELWQLYNGRHAPGEHVRVFPISNWTELDVWQYIQREHIQLPEIYFAHHREVFDRGGMWLTAGDWGGPKDTEPTQTRLVRYRTVGDMSCTGAVDSDATTLDAVITEIAASRLTERGATRADDKMSEAAMEDRKREGYF